A window of Lacibacter sediminis contains these coding sequences:
- a CDS encoding N-acetylmuramoyl-L-alanine amidase, producing MRFIFWNREIDFDSAQGQQIFKHELIHVKEKHSIDKLFLQLVLIMFWINPFFWIIRKELTMIHEFIADRKSVKDSDASALAAMILTTAFPGHTLSLTNPFFYSPIKRRLLMLSKLQNPKVGYISRLLLLPLLTILFTAFAIKIKENDRSSSIPRLEKQLTVVIDAGHGFRNGTRHGAVGLNGITEDEIALAITKKIQQLNTDKNLKLIFTRNDEKFVETNERVKIAEENKSDLFISIHASYVPTLKKDGKEVENPANGFELYIARDGIANVPASRELGSAIINEMKSVVSIREPGIKQRQMGIYVLTALQCPSVLLECGFISNSKDLAFLTNEKNQEKIAEAVLKGIVNYATAKHQNISTTLDTSPLTKDTVPNTEIVIPKGTPIFTKAEIMPAFPGGETAWNKYMEKTIRENIDALMKEGKEGICEVEFIVSPDGLVNKVKAKTMEDTKLADVLIEAIKKGPKWVPAKQNGRKVHCWTTQKLTLRLPVSQNAPISVANAFMQNLFIGIDNPLVVSMGNTPGSQLHVTSNNGTITKVNGTWVARPAFEGKAIITITDQTTNQEAKVLFTVKQLAVPAITFGDSKGGRVSAEKILQSKNLLIEDDWELTNYTIYFTGKGFDEPFFVAANKSREFNQRILEAIAKCGPGTTIVIDEIAAKMKKSEIIIRSTPLAFNLY from the coding sequence ATGCGATTTATTTTCTGGAACAGGGAAATTGACTTTGATTCAGCACAGGGGCAACAGATATTTAAACACGAACTCATTCATGTAAAAGAAAAACACAGCATCGATAAGTTATTCCTGCAGCTTGTATTAATTATGTTCTGGATCAATCCATTCTTCTGGATCATACGGAAAGAATTAACGATGATCCATGAATTTATTGCCGACCGAAAATCTGTGAAAGACAGTGACGCATCTGCACTTGCAGCTATGATCCTCACCACTGCTTTCCCCGGGCATACTCTATCGCTCACCAATCCATTTTTTTATTCACCTATTAAACGAAGACTCCTTATGCTTTCCAAACTTCAAAACCCGAAAGTAGGCTACATCAGCCGTTTACTGTTACTGCCGTTGCTAACCATTTTATTTACCGCCTTTGCAATTAAGATCAAAGAGAATGATCGTTCCTCTTCTATTCCACGATTAGAAAAACAACTGACCGTTGTGATTGATGCAGGTCATGGTTTTAGAAATGGGACACGGCATGGCGCTGTTGGATTAAATGGAATAACAGAAGATGAAATTGCTTTGGCGATTACAAAAAAGATTCAACAATTGAATACAGATAAAAATCTGAAATTAATTTTTACAAGGAACGATGAAAAATTTGTTGAAACTAATGAGCGGGTAAAAATAGCAGAAGAAAATAAGTCTGACTTGTTTATATCCATTCATGCATCATATGTACCAACCCTGAAAAAAGATGGAAAAGAAGTTGAGAATCCAGCGAACGGATTTGAACTCTATATTGCAAGAGATGGAATAGCAAATGTACCTGCGAGCAGAGAATTAGGTTCGGCCATTATAAATGAAATGAAATCCGTAGTGTCTATCAGAGAACCAGGAATCAAACAACGTCAAATGGGTATTTATGTTTTGACTGCCTTGCAATGTCCGTCAGTACTGCTTGAATGTGGCTTTATTTCCAATTCAAAAGATTTAGCTTTTCTTACCAATGAAAAGAACCAAGAGAAAATTGCAGAAGCTGTGTTGAAAGGGATTGTGAATTATGCAACTGCAAAGCATCAAAATATATCAACTACTTTAGATACCTCTCCACTAACAAAAGATACAGTACCAAATACCGAAATTGTAATTCCTAAAGGCACTCCAATTTTTACAAAAGCTGAAATAATGCCAGCGTTCCCGGGAGGCGAAACTGCATGGAATAAATACATGGAAAAAACAATACGGGAAAATATAGATGCTTTGATGAAAGAAGGTAAGGAGGGGATTTGCGAAGTAGAATTTATCGTTAGCCCCGATGGCCTTGTTAATAAAGTAAAAGCCAAAACTATGGAGGACACAAAACTTGCAGACGTTTTAATCGAAGCTATTAAAAAAGGTCCCAAGTGGGTTCCTGCAAAACAAAACGGAAGAAAAGTACATTGCTGGACTACACAAAAACTAACATTACGTTTGCCTGTCAGCCAAAATGCCCCGATTTCCGTAGCAAATGCGTTTATGCAAAATTTGTTCATCGGCATAGATAATCCTTTGGTTGTATCAATGGGTAACACCCCGGGAAGTCAGTTACACGTTACGTCAAACAATGGTACAATAACAAAAGTAAATGGCACATGGGTGGCAAGACCCGCCTTTGAAGGGAAAGCAATTATTACAATTACAGATCAAACCACAAATCAAGAAGCGAAGGTACTTTTTACTGTAAAGCAGTTGGCTGTTCCTGCTATTACCTTTGGAGATTCAAAAGGCGGAAGAGTATCAGCAGAAAAAATATTACAATCAAAAAATCTACTGATTGAGGACGACTGGGAGTTGACAAACTATACTATTTATTTTACCGGAAAAGGTTTTGATGAACCATTTTTTGTAGCTGCAAACAAGTCACGTGAATTTAATCAACGGATACTTGAAGCTATTGCAAAATGTGGGCCCGGCACAACGATTGTAATTGATGAGATTGCTGCAAAGATGAAAAAATCAGAAATTATAATAAGGTCAACACCTCTTGCATTCAACCTCTATTAA
- the rpsO gene encoding 30S ribosomal protein S15 — MSAITKEKKASIFATFGGSEKNTGSIEGQIALLTERINHIATHQKENKKDFSTNRGLMQLVGQRKSLLSYLSKTNLQGYRALIEKLGLRK; from the coding sequence ATGTCAGCAATTACAAAAGAAAAAAAAGCAAGCATTTTCGCAACTTTCGGTGGTTCTGAAAAAAACACCGGTTCTATTGAAGGACAGATCGCTCTTCTTACTGAGCGTATCAACCACATCGCCACTCACCAGAAAGAGAACAAAAAAGATTTCTCTACTAACCGTGGCTTGATGCAACTGGTAGGTCAACGTAAAAGTTTACTCAGCTACCTGAGCAAAACTAACCTCCAGGGTTACCGTGCACTGATTGAGAAACTCGGACTCCGTAAATAA
- a CDS encoding bifunctional riboflavin kinase/FAD synthetase, with the protein MKVYRSLQQLPVFTNAVVTIGTFDGVHLGHQQIIRQLCAEAKENGGESVLISFYPHPRKIVQPERYIPELTTLEERIELLKQQGLDNLVVVPFNKEFSQQTAQQYIKNFLVDRFHPSLIIIGYDHKFGNNREGDYRLLEKMGEEYQYSVKEIPQQLRNEVIVSSTKIREAIAIGDVEKANQLLGYSYFFRGYVVEGNKLGRKLGYPTANLQIQDADKLVPANGVYAVQAQIEGESGILKGMMNIGTRPTVDGTTKTVEVNLFDFEEDIYNRHLKVFVKYHLRNEVKFDGLDKLIEQLHKDKEISISKLADN; encoded by the coding sequence ATGAAGGTTTACAGAAGTTTGCAGCAGTTGCCCGTTTTTACGAACGCCGTTGTTACAATCGGCACTTTCGATGGTGTGCATCTTGGTCACCAGCAAATCATCCGGCAATTATGTGCCGAAGCAAAGGAAAATGGGGGCGAATCGGTCCTTATCAGCTTTTACCCACATCCACGGAAAATTGTTCAGCCTGAACGGTACATTCCTGAACTCACCACACTGGAGGAACGTATTGAACTGTTGAAACAGCAAGGGTTAGATAACCTGGTGGTAGTTCCTTTCAACAAAGAATTTTCGCAGCAAACAGCGCAGCAATACATCAAAAATTTCCTGGTCGATCGGTTTCACCCGTCGCTGATCATCATTGGTTACGATCATAAGTTTGGTAATAACCGTGAAGGCGATTATCGACTCTTGGAAAAAATGGGCGAAGAATATCAATACAGTGTAAAAGAAATTCCACAGCAGTTGCGGAATGAAGTGATTGTAAGTTCAACCAAAATAAGAGAAGCGATTGCCATTGGCGATGTAGAGAAAGCCAACCAACTGTTAGGTTATTCCTATTTCTTTCGTGGATATGTGGTGGAAGGAAATAAACTCGGTCGTAAGTTGGGCTACCCTACTGCGAACCTGCAGATACAGGATGCAGATAAATTAGTTCCTGCAAATGGTGTGTATGCGGTACAGGCACAAATAGAAGGTGAGTCGGGAATATTGAAAGGCATGATGAATATTGGCACAAGACCTACTGTTGATGGTACCACCAAAACCGTTGAAGTAAACCTGTTTGATTTTGAAGAAGACATTTACAACCGTCATTTAAAAGTGTTTGTAAAATATCATCTGCGGAATGAAGTAAAGTTCGACGGGTTGGATAAACTGATTGAACAATTACATAAAGACAAAGAAATATCTATCAGCAAACTGGCTGATAACTGA
- a CDS encoding nuclear transport factor 2 family protein — protein MNIIETFYSAFGRGDAQTMEACYHPEAEFTDEVFVGLKGKEVPAMWKMLIERSKGELEITYSHVQANEQGGSADWVAVYIFSATGRRVINRIHAEFEFKDGKIYRHTDSFDLHKWAAQAIGFKGKLLGGTAFFRKKVQKTAREGLNRYISRNFSA, from the coding sequence ATGAATATTATTGAAACGTTTTACTCCGCTTTCGGTCGTGGCGATGCGCAAACGATGGAGGCCTGTTACCATCCCGAAGCCGAATTTACCGACGAGGTATTTGTTGGTTTGAAGGGAAAAGAAGTGCCGGCTATGTGGAAGATGCTTATTGAACGCAGTAAAGGAGAATTGGAAATCACCTACAGCCATGTGCAGGCAAACGAACAAGGAGGCAGTGCCGATTGGGTGGCTGTGTACATCTTTTCAGCCACGGGGCGCCGGGTCATCAACCGTATTCATGCTGAATTTGAATTTAAAGACGGGAAGATCTATCGCCATACCGATAGTTTCGATCTGCATAAATGGGCTGCCCAGGCCATTGGCTTCAAAGGGAAATTGCTGGGGGGCACCGCATTTTTCAGGAAAAAAGTACAAAAAACAGCCCGTGAAGGCCTCAATCGCTACATTTCAAGGAATTTTTCGGCCTGA
- a CDS encoding AIR synthase related protein, which yields MSLYNKRGVSAQKEEVHKAVEHLDQGLYPNAFCKLYPDYLGGDADWVNVTHADGAGTKSILAYLYWKETGNASVWKGIAQDAIVMNLDDLLCVGIYDNILFSSTVDRNKTLIPGEVLEQIINGSAELFAQLKEYGVNIHYLGGETADVGDVVRTIAVNGTMTARWPKNKVISNDKIKAGDVIVGLAGFGQANYETSYNSGLGSNGLTSARHDVLEKYYAHHFPETFESKLSDDVVYIGKHRLADEVKLPNGETSLIGRLLLSPTRTFAPVLKEILQNHFDAVHGLIHCSGGGQTKCMKYLPGPMKIIKDNLFTPPIIFDLIKDASGADAREMYQVFNMGTRLEIYTNEKDADTLINISKSFGVDAQVIGRVEASEKKELVIKLKDEELVF from the coding sequence ATGTCATTATACAATAAACGGGGTGTTTCGGCACAAAAGGAAGAAGTACATAAGGCAGTAGAACATCTCGACCAGGGATTATACCCGAATGCGTTTTGCAAACTCTATCCCGATTATTTGGGTGGCGATGCCGATTGGGTAAACGTAACCCATGCTGATGGTGCCGGAACCAAAAGTATTCTTGCTTATTTGTATTGGAAAGAAACCGGTAATGCATCTGTTTGGAAAGGCATTGCACAGGATGCCATTGTGATGAATCTGGACGACCTGCTTTGTGTTGGGATCTACGATAATATTTTATTCTCTTCAACTGTCGATCGTAATAAAACACTCATTCCGGGTGAAGTGCTGGAGCAGATCATCAATGGTTCTGCAGAGTTGTTTGCACAGCTGAAAGAGTATGGCGTGAATATTCATTACCTCGGTGGTGAAACAGCGGATGTGGGTGATGTAGTGCGTACCATTGCTGTCAATGGAACAATGACGGCTCGCTGGCCAAAGAACAAAGTGATCAGTAATGATAAGATCAAGGCTGGTGATGTGATTGTTGGGCTTGCAGGATTTGGACAGGCGAATTATGAAACATCTTACAACAGTGGTTTGGGAAGTAATGGATTAACGAGTGCACGACATGATGTATTGGAAAAATATTATGCGCATCATTTTCCTGAAACATTTGAATCGAAGTTGAGTGATGATGTGGTGTATATTGGTAAGCATCGTTTAGCTGATGAAGTGAAATTACCAAATGGCGAAACTAGTTTGATCGGTCGCTTGTTACTCTCACCAACCAGAACATTTGCACCTGTACTGAAAGAAATATTGCAAAATCATTTTGATGCAGTACATGGCTTGATCCATTGCAGTGGTGGTGGACAAACCAAGTGTATGAAATATTTACCGGGACCAATGAAGATCATAAAAGACAATCTCTTTACGCCGCCGATCATTTTTGATTTGATCAAAGATGCTTCTGGTGCTGATGCCCGTGAAATGTACCAGGTGTTCAACATGGGCACAAGACTGGAGATCTATACAAATGAAAAAGATGCTGATACATTGATCAACATCTCGAAGTCGTTTGGTGTAGATGCACAGGTGATTGGCAGGGTAGAAGCGAGTGAGAAGAAAGAGTTAGTGATTAAGTTGAAGGATGAAGAATTAGTTTTTTGA
- a CDS encoding glycosyltransferase has product MASIICTVTNDLTYDQRMIRICSTLAHQGYTVTLVGRELKESAVLQQQAFIQKRLYCFFTKGPLFYAEYNLRLFFWLLFQKADCICAIDLDTILPCLFASQLKGTKRVYDAHELFCEMKEIITRPSRYKMWKWIEQFAVPKFKHGYTVCEPIADEFEKMYGVKYEVVRNVPFEKKSKIQIPRDKEQETSNYKPQTFLLYQGAVNEGRSFETLIPAMKHVEVPLHIYGDGNFMEQTKKLIKANHLQDKVLLKGKIKPAELKEITETAYAGITLFENNGLSNYLSLANRFFDYIQAGTPQLCVDYPAYRQINDRFGIALLIPDTTEESISKGLNLLLTDAVLYAQLKENCKQAAAILNWQEEEKILIQFYKKLLG; this is encoded by the coding sequence TTGGCAAGCATTATCTGTACAGTAACCAATGACCTTACCTACGATCAACGTATGATCCGTATCTGTTCCACCCTTGCACATCAAGGATACACTGTTACGCTGGTTGGTCGTGAGTTAAAAGAATCAGCCGTTTTACAGCAACAGGCATTTATCCAAAAAAGACTGTATTGCTTTTTTACCAAAGGGCCTTTATTTTACGCTGAATACAATCTCCGTTTATTTTTCTGGTTGCTGTTTCAAAAAGCCGATTGTATCTGTGCAATTGATCTTGATACCATCCTCCCCTGTTTATTTGCATCGCAACTGAAAGGAACGAAACGGGTGTACGATGCACATGAGTTGTTTTGTGAGATGAAGGAAATTATAACGAGACCATCACGTTATAAAATGTGGAAATGGATCGAACAGTTTGCTGTTCCGAAATTTAAGCATGGTTATACGGTATGTGAACCAATTGCAGATGAATTTGAGAAAATGTATGGAGTGAAGTATGAGGTTGTGAGAAATGTTCCCTTTGAAAAAAAATCCAAAATCCAAATTCCAAGGGACAAGGAACAAGAAACTTCAAACTACAAACCACAAACTTTCTTGCTCTATCAAGGTGCCGTAAATGAAGGCCGCAGTTTTGAAACGTTGATCCCGGCCATGAAACATGTTGAAGTGCCTTTGCATATTTATGGTGATGGTAATTTCATGGAGCAGACGAAAAAATTAATTAAAGCAAATCATTTACAGGATAAAGTATTGTTGAAAGGAAAAATAAAACCAGCAGAGCTGAAAGAAATTACTGAGACTGCTTATGCCGGCATTACACTGTTTGAAAATAATGGCTTGAGTAATTATCTTTCACTTGCCAATCGTTTTTTCGATTACATACAAGCAGGTACTCCGCAACTGTGCGTTGATTATCCTGCTTATAGGCAGATCAATGATCGGTTCGGCATTGCGTTGCTGATACCTGATACAACAGAAGAAAGCATTTCAAAGGGTTTAAACCTTTTACTGACTGACGCTGTTCTATATGCACAACTGAAGGAGAACTGCAAACAGGCTGCTGCCATCTTAAACTGGCAGGAAGAAGAAAAAATATTGATTCAATTTTACAAAAAGCTACTTGGATAA
- a CDS encoding GldM family protein has translation MKNILTLLLLISINKVFAQTSTSGNGSQTPKDPTAFVAGSSGGKIAAAVFKAAKTIEVKSPDTSAAVTSYTIYFQSKGFETAPGILENIKGNLFTKDVVRLLARCVPGTTVTIDAIKVMSGGVIKKVPSLHFILQ, from the coding sequence ATGAAAAACATATTAACGCTGCTTTTGCTGATTTCAATCAACAAAGTATTTGCGCAAACATCTACTTCCGGCAATGGCTCACAAACTCCGAAAGACCCAACAGCATTCGTTGCCGGATCATCGGGTGGAAAAATTGCAGCAGCTGTTTTTAAAGCAGCAAAAACGATTGAAGTAAAAAGTCCTGATACTTCTGCCGCAGTTACTTCTTACACAATTTATTTTCAAAGCAAAGGTTTTGAAACTGCACCTGGTATATTAGAAAATATCAAAGGCAATCTTTTTACGAAAGATGTTGTCCGCTTACTTGCAAGATGTGTTCCCGGCACCACCGTTACCATTGATGCTATAAAAGTTATGTCGGGTGGCGTTATCAAAAAGGTTCCATCGCTCCATTTTATTCTTCAATAA
- the pgi gene encoding glucose-6-phosphate isomerase: MLSSINPTTTKAWQQLTAHAAQMKKVHMRDLFKADANRFQKFSTCENDMVFDYSKNIITEETMQLLLQLADECKVKEAIDKMFAGDVINHTEKRAVLHTALRNFSGKEVLVDGKNVMPDIQRVLEQMKNFCANIHSGEWKGYTGKKIKYIVNIGIGGSDLGPVMITEALKPYWVEGIETYFVSNVDGTHIAETFKKVTPDETLFLIASKTFTTQETMTNAHSARNWFLEHAKDEAHVAKHFAALSTNEKDVVKFGIDKANMFEFWDWVGGRYSLWSAIGLSIALTIGYNNFEELLKGAYQADEHFRTEKFATNIPVIMALLGTWYVNFFDAKSEAILPYDQYLHRFAAYFQQGNMESNGKYVDRSGNKVDYSTGPIIWGEPGTNGQHSFYQLIHQGTHLIPADFIAPAISHNPLSDHHPKLMSNFFAQTEALMNGKSKEEVIAEGVKEELVPYKVFEGNRPTNSILLKKITPFTLGELVALYEHKIFVQGVIWNVYSFDQWGVELGKQLANKILPELITDDTVSSHDASTNSLINLYKNFRK, translated from the coding sequence ATGCTCTCATCGATTAACCCAACTACAACCAAGGCCTGGCAACAATTGACTGCACATGCTGCACAAATGAAAAAAGTGCACATGCGTGATCTGTTCAAAGCAGATGCCAATCGCTTTCAAAAATTCAGCACTTGTGAAAATGACATGGTGTTTGATTATTCAAAGAATATCATCACGGAAGAAACCATGCAGTTGCTGTTGCAACTGGCTGATGAGTGCAAGGTGAAAGAAGCAATTGATAAAATGTTTGCGGGCGATGTGATCAACCATACTGAAAAAAGAGCTGTACTTCATACTGCACTTCGTAATTTCTCCGGTAAAGAAGTTTTGGTTGATGGAAAGAATGTGATGCCGGATATTCAACGTGTATTGGAGCAGATGAAAAACTTCTGCGCCAATATTCATAGTGGTGAATGGAAAGGATATACCGGCAAGAAAATAAAATACATTGTCAATATTGGTATTGGCGGAAGTGATCTTGGCCCCGTGATGATCACCGAAGCATTAAAACCTTATTGGGTGGAAGGTATTGAAACATATTTTGTAAGTAATGTTGACGGAACACATATTGCTGAGACCTTTAAGAAGGTTACACCTGATGAAACACTCTTTCTCATTGCTTCCAAAACATTTACCACACAGGAAACCATGACCAATGCACACAGTGCAAGAAATTGGTTCCTGGAACATGCGAAAGACGAAGCACATGTGGCTAAACATTTTGCTGCATTATCAACCAATGAAAAAGATGTGGTGAAGTTTGGGATTGATAAGGCGAACATGTTTGAGTTCTGGGATTGGGTTGGCGGTCGTTACAGTTTGTGGAGTGCCATTGGTTTATCCATTGCATTAACGATCGGCTACAACAACTTTGAAGAATTATTGAAAGGTGCTTACCAGGCCGATGAACATTTCCGTACTGAAAAATTTGCAACGAATATTCCGGTGATCATGGCCTTGCTGGGCACATGGTATGTCAACTTCTTTGATGCAAAGAGTGAAGCAATACTTCCTTATGATCAATACCTGCATCGCTTTGCTGCTTATTTTCAGCAAGGCAACATGGAGAGTAATGGAAAGTATGTTGATCGGAGTGGTAATAAAGTTGATTACAGCACAGGCCCGATCATTTGGGGTGAACCTGGCACCAATGGTCAGCATTCATTCTATCAATTAATTCATCAGGGCACGCATTTAATCCCTGCTGATTTTATAGCACCGGCCATCAGTCATAATCCGCTGAGCGATCATCATCCAAAACTCATGAGTAATTTCTTTGCACAAACAGAAGCACTCATGAACGGTAAATCAAAAGAAGAAGTAATTGCTGAAGGCGTAAAAGAAGAACTGGTTCCTTATAAAGTGTTTGAAGGGAATCGACCCACTAACTCAATTCTATTGAAGAAGATCACACCATTCACATTAGGTGAATTAGTTGCGTTGTATGAACACAAGATCTTTGTACAGGGTGTCATCTGGAATGTGTACAGCTTCGATCAGTGGGGTGTTGAATTGGGTAAACAATTAGCCAATAAAATTCTGCCTGAATTGATAACTGATGATACGGTATCATCGCATGATGCGTCTACGAATTCACTCATCAACTTATACAAGAACTTCCGCAAATAA
- a CDS encoding cell division ATP-binding protein FtsE, with translation MPPIVEIKNVNIYQSGNLILSDVNLTVNQGEFVYLVGKTGTGKSSLLKTLYGELALTEGDATVAGFNLREMDWKKVPFLRRSLGVVFQDFQLLTDRNVHENLKFVLKATGWKDENLMEEKINDVLDKVGLKSKGFKMTFEMSGGEQQRVDIARALLNSPKLILADEPTGNLDPETSDEIMNLLIQVAKDYNTTVIMATHDFMVIKKFPARMVKTEAGKVWDNATVEHA, from the coding sequence ATGCCTCCAATCGTAGAAATAAAGAACGTTAATATATACCAGAGCGGAAATTTGATTCTCAGTGATGTAAATCTTACAGTAAATCAGGGTGAATTCGTGTACCTCGTTGGTAAAACTGGTACCGGTAAATCATCCTTACTGAAAACATTGTATGGTGAATTGGCCTTAACTGAAGGTGATGCTACTGTGGCCGGGTTTAACCTGCGGGAGATGGATTGGAAGAAAGTACCTTTTCTCCGTCGTAGTCTCGGTGTGGTGTTCCAGGATTTTCAATTACTCACCGATCGTAATGTACATGAGAATTTAAAGTTTGTGTTGAAGGCGACCGGTTGGAAAGATGAAAACCTGATGGAAGAAAAGATCAATGATGTGTTGGATAAAGTGGGATTGAAATCGAAAGGATTTAAAATGACATTTGAAATGAGTGGCGGTGAACAGCAACGTGTTGATATTGCACGTGCCTTGCTCAACTCTCCTAAACTAATATTGGCTGACGAGCCTACGGGTAACCTCGATCCCGAAACAAGCGATGAGATCATGAACCTGCTGATACAGGTAGCCAAAGATTATAACACAACGGTTATTATGGCAACCCATGATTTTATGGTGATCAAAAAATTTCCTGCACGCATGGTGAAAACGGAAGCCGGCAAAGTGTGGGATAATGCTACTGTAGAACACGCATAA
- a CDS encoding glycosyltransferase, which yields MDKHLHIVSFDVPYPADYGGVVDVFYKIKALHQLGVHIHLHCFEYGRGEQPELEKYCTEVHYYPRQEGHKGFSLQLPYIVASRNDEELWKRLNADEHPVLFEGVHCTYGISNGAISKKNIAIRLHNTEFEYYKQLGKWESSLVRKAYMNHESRLLKRYEEKLKDHLILSLSKDDCTTYRKLFKATNIHYLPAFIPTSMVTSKTGKGNFILYHGNLSVAENEKTATWLLEKIFRDLDIPFVIAGKNPSDKLVELSHKWPHTCIVANPSETELNDLIQKAQVHILPSFTQSGIKLKLLNALFKGRHVLANDAMINGTGLENACQKANNTTEFKYHAFRLFHKEFTDDDIQIREGLLQEQFNNKKNAMVLMRVLQ from the coding sequence TTGGATAAACATTTACATATCGTTTCATTTGACGTTCCTTATCCCGCCGATTATGGTGGCGTTGTGGATGTGTTCTATAAAATAAAAGCATTGCATCAACTGGGTGTTCATATTCACCTGCATTGTTTTGAATACGGACGTGGAGAGCAACCTGAACTGGAAAAATATTGTACAGAAGTACATTACTATCCAAGGCAGGAAGGTCATAAAGGTTTTTCATTGCAACTCCCTTACATTGTTGCCTCACGCAATGATGAGGAATTATGGAAACGTTTAAATGCAGATGAACATCCTGTTTTATTTGAAGGAGTGCATTGTACCTACGGTATTTCAAACGGAGCCATCTCAAAAAAAAATATTGCGATACGGCTGCATAATACAGAGTTTGAATATTACAAACAGTTGGGCAAATGGGAATCATCGTTAGTACGCAAAGCCTATATGAACCATGAAAGCCGTTTACTGAAACGTTATGAAGAAAAATTAAAAGACCATCTCATTCTTTCATTGTCAAAGGACGACTGTACCACCTATCGTAAACTCTTTAAAGCAACCAATATCCATTACCTGCCTGCATTTATTCCAACAAGTATGGTTACGAGCAAAACAGGCAAAGGCAATTTTATTTTATACCATGGTAATTTATCAGTTGCTGAAAATGAAAAAACAGCTACCTGGTTATTAGAGAAAATCTTCAGAGATCTGGATATTCCGTTTGTTATTGCAGGGAAAAACCCTTCAGATAAACTGGTTGAACTTTCACATAAATGGCCACACACCTGTATTGTGGCAAACCCGAGTGAAACAGAATTGAATGATCTTATTCAGAAAGCACAGGTTCATATTCTTCCATCGTTCACACAATCGGGAATTAAATTAAAATTGCTCAATGCTTTATTTAAAGGACGACATGTATTAGCGAACGATGCCATGATCAATGGAACAGGGCTTGAAAATGCCTGTCAGAAAGCAAATAACACAACTGAATTCAAGTATCATGCCTTCCGTCTATTTCACAAAGAATTTACGGATGATGATATCCAAATAAGAGAAGGACTGTTGCAGGAACAGTTCAACAATAAAAAAAATGCAATGGTGCTTATGCGTGTTCTACAGTAG
- a CDS encoding BlaI/MecI/CopY family transcriptional regulator — protein MNTEKLKPLTKAEEQVMQIIWKLNKAFLREIVDAMPIPKPHQNTVATILKILIDKKYVKADVIGRMHQYYPAISKDIYSKASMKNLVKGYFEGSFSEAVSFMVKENNLSIEELELLLQTLKKK, from the coding sequence ATGAATACGGAAAAACTTAAACCGCTTACAAAAGCTGAAGAACAGGTGATGCAGATTATCTGGAAACTCAACAAAGCTTTTTTGAGAGAGATCGTGGATGCTATGCCAATTCCAAAGCCACATCAAAACACAGTAGCAACGATTCTTAAGATTCTGATCGATAAAAAATATGTGAAGGCTGATGTGATTGGCCGTATGCACCAGTACTACCCTGCTATATCGAAAGATATTTATTCGAAAGCCAGTATGAAAAACCTGGTGAAAGGATATTTTGAAGGATCGTTTTCAGAAGCTGTTTCCTTTATGGTAAAAGAAAACAACCTGAGCATTGAAGAGCTGGAGCTTCTATTACAAACACTGAAAAAGAAATAA